In the Cryptococcus neoformans var. neoformans JEC21 chromosome 1, complete sequence genome, one interval contains:
- a CDS encoding D-hydroxyacid dehydrogenase, putative has protein sequence MKLAVFSAKSYDKNFLDSAREKHYASLCEITYHTFPLCLETVPLAQGSDAVCVFVNDDLSAEVLRSLHAVGTRAILLRCAGYNNVDLLVAEELGFFVANVQSYSPEAVAEFAVALIQTLNRKTHRAYNRVREGNFNLEGFLGHTLYGKTVGIIGVGRIGMALARIMKGFGCRLLAFDPFGSEEFNKLGDFVDLETLLGQSDIVSLHCPLTEGTRHIMNDQTLSRMKKGVLLVNTSRGGLINTRAAIRALKTGQLGGLALDVYEEEGSLFYNDHSAEIIQDDTLMRLMTFHNVLVCGHQAFFTKEALDEIARMTLSNLKDFVEKKECKNSLVREGHLYVAKGKEPVRNL, from the coding sequence ATGAAGCTGGCCGTTTTCAGTGCCAAATCCTACGACAAGAACTTTCTTGACTCTGCTCGAGAAAAACATTACGCATCTCTTTGCGAAATCACCTACCACACTTTCCCACTGTGCTTAGAAACTGTTCCTCTAGCACAAGGAAGCGATGCGGTTTGCGTCTTCGTCAACGACGACCTCAGTGCCGAAGTACTACGCTCCCTTCATGCCGTCGGTACCCGCGCGATCCTCCTCCGCTGCGCTGGCTACAACAATGTCGACCTCTTAGTAGCTGAAGAACTCGGTTTCTTCGTCGCCAATGTGCAATCTTACTCACCAGAAGCTGTTGCTGAGTTTGCTGTAGCGTTAATCCAAACTTTGAACCGTAAAACGCATCGGGCCTACAACCGTGTACGAGAAGGAAACTTCAATCTCGAAGGTTTCTTAGGCCATACGCTATATGGGAAGACGGTGGGAATAATAGGTGTGGGAAGGATTGGCATGGCGCTGGCTCGTATCATGAAAGGATTCGGGTGTCGACTACTTGCCTTTGACCCTTTCGGTAGTGAAGAATTCAACAAGCTCGGTGACTTTGTCGACCTCGAAACTCTCTTGGGGCAGAGCGATATCGTCAGTCTGCACTGTCCTTTGACTGAAGGGACGAGGCATATCATGAATGACCAAACCCTTTCTcgaatgaagaaaggggtCCTGCTCGTCAACACTTCCCGAGGGGGATTGATCAACACCAGAGCGGCCATCCGTGCTCTCAAAACGGGCCAGCTTGGCGGTTTGGCCCTAGATGTgtacgaagaagaaggatcaCTGTTTTACAACGATCATTCGGCCGAAATCATCCAAGATGATACCTTGATGAGGTTGATGACGTTTCATAATGTCCTGGTCTGTGGCCATCAAGCGTTCTTCACCAAGGAGGCATTGGACGAGATTGCTCGGATGACATTGAGTAATTTGAAGGACTTCgtggagaaaaaagagtGCAAGAATTCGTTGGTTCGAGAAGGCCATCTGTATGTCGCGAAAGGCAAGGAACCAGTGAGAAACTTATAA
- a CDS encoding expressed protein, with translation MFNQNVSTGQQAGSSGQSQPAGLRFPSVLSGQPSGMPTSDFPLQQASLQPLPSPPNSSHLQSASQTVPSSIPPGVSPSYTLSPSSMALASPGVNRSSNSTSDQAGPLKTKSSPEESSQPEKPTKKRKKKGSDADGDEKKKTRPKTGRACDACRSRKIRCDIQTDQSTGNKFGQTVCAHCRANGLECTFFLPITETRFKKKTIQPDINPDFRHSPAMVQKRISASHSPNYENMTGERERDGPGTGRIEGPTSISFLLHTSVPAIQSEAYDLRHHNSWEVLEDGNGFIRVNAPPTATGYADADPQDPTKAHNRLNKPVLSAQTMSLLVNTYFDEVAPILPIISRAEFASKSNPSPLMLYSICGLGATRRQFPKELFTGVRGVINGILRSNDILSDARIENVQALLLLAQVGDLHAQPSAPTASASLIRTGAAIKMAQDLGLHRELSHRTESTQDLMFIELRRRIWSACVIMDRWYGAALGIPLTVDILDCDVLLPASYEIIPDVEPSKWPIEISYMGLTEHLKLSILMGRVLKTVYSPTGLKNTTDIILGQLVSDLDQWFENIPEPLKFKGNSSSSVEGLLFMAFAAVQFLFWRVFMRLDYQCPPHLTFTLDISKWTQLVIWSRQALEWLDANDSMLDTVFIYPYAATSCALIQYHTWARRGDLEALETLKKVKGTAVRWERIAQPDQMSIRRKTCETMTLLYEAALKTNPAGKDKPRPSGNPTAGVRLRKEPARLIFVKDPSRPGGGFYVADSEKEKATSGLGNGDIMLASELTPRSQQGLTPNEREPSQSTNVQPFESPSLPQGAQNMGTRTQAQSVQQPFIQAHTDDLGHIIGVDEGVLQNNQNVNPELGPGELGQAMDFGYQVAHAAGDTTSVLDPSFLDSLPLSTFDWDSWSTYFDKFLPSASNSFETMQ, from the exons ATGTTCAATCAAAATGTGTCAACAGGACAACAAGCAGGGTCTTCTGGCCAGTCCCAACCTGCAGGATTACGATTCCCGTCAGTACTAAGCGGGCAACCGTCCGGTATGCCAACTTCCGACTTCCCTCTCCAACAGGCCTCATTACAGCCTTTGCCTTCACCACCCAActcatctcatctccaatcAGCATCTCAAACTGTCCCATCCAGTATTCCTCCAGGAGTGAGCCCTTCATATACGCTGTCACCTTCCTCTATGGCACTCGCTTCCCCTGGGGTGAACAGGAGCAGCAATTCCACTTCTGATCAGGCGGGCCCTTTAAAAACGAAAAGCAGCCCAGAAGAATCGTCGCAACCGGAGAAGCCTaccaagaaaagaaagaagaagggcagtGACGCTGAtggagacgagaagaaaaagacaaggCCCAAGACTGGAAGAGCCTGCGATGCCTGT CGTTCAAGGAAAATCAGGTGTGATATTCAGACGGATCAATCAACAGGGAACAAGTTCGGCCAGACTGTATGTGCGCACTGCAGGGCCAACGGTCTAGAGTGtacattcttccttcccataACAGAAACCCgtttcaagaagaagactaTTCAGCCAG ATATAAATCCTGATTTTCGTCATTCACCAGCAATGGTTCAAAAGCGTATATCTGCTAGTCATAGTCCCAATTATGAGAATATGActggggaaagagaaagggacGGTCCAGGTACTGGCAGAATAGAAG GCCCCACATCTATATCCTTTCTACTTCATACCAGTGTCCCCGCCATTCAGTCGGAAGCCTACGATCTACGGCATCACAATTCTTGGGAAGTCTTAGAAGACGGTAATGGCTTTATCCGCGTCAACGCTCCTCCCACAGCTACAGGCTACGCCGATGCCGACCCGCAAGACCCTACAAAGGCCCACAACAGACTTAACAAACCTGTTCTCTCGGCGCAAACCATGTCACTTTTGGTCAATACGTACTTCGACGAAGTGGCACCGATATTACCTATCATCTCCCGAGCCGAATTTGCCTCAAAGTCAAATCCGAGCCCGCTAATGCTTTACTCGATCTGTGGATTGGGCGCTACGAGACGGCAATTTCCGAAAGAGCTCTTTACTGGGGTTAGGGGTGTGATCAATGGGATTTTGCGATCGAATGATATCTTGAGCGATGCACGGATTGAGAACGTCCAGGCATTGTTGCTGTTGGCTCAGGTCGGTGATTTACATGCTCAACCCTCGGCACCGACTGCCAGTGCATCGTTGATAAGAACTGGTGCTGCTATCAAAATG GCTCAAGACCTTGGTCTCCATCGAGAACTTTCCCACCGTACAGAATCTACACAAGATCTCATGTTTATCGAACTCCGACGTCGAATCTGGTCAGCATGCGTCATCATGGATAGATGGTACGGTGCTGCACTCGGTATCCCTTTGACTGTCGATATTCTTGACTGTGatgtccttcttcccgcATCATATGAGATTATTCCCGATGTTGAACCTTCCAAATGGCCTATAGAGATTAGCTATATGGGTCTCACGGAGCATCTTAAGTTGTCGATCTTGATGGGACGGGTATTGAAGACGGTGTATAGTCCGACGGGGTTAAAGAACACGACAGATATAATTTTGGGGCAGCTGGTATCGGATTTGGATCAGTGGTTTGAGAATATCCCAGAACCATTGAAATTCAAGGGCAATTCAAGTTCATCAGTTGAGG GATTACTCTTCATGGCCTTTGCCGCTGTCcaattcctcttctggCGGGTTTTTATGCGTCTCGACTACCAATGCCCTCCCCACCTCACTTTCACCCTAGATATAAGCAAATGGACCCAACTCGTCATTTGGTCCCGCCAAGCGCTCGAATGGCTGGACGCGAACGATTCTATGTTGGACACTGTATTCATCTATCCTTACGCCGCGACGAGTTGTGCGCTTATTCAGTATCATACGTGGGCGAGGAGAGGGGATCTGGAGGCGTTAGAaactttgaagaaggtgaagggaACGGCGGTGAGGTGGGAAAGGATTGCTCAGCCAG ATCAAATGAGTATCCGCCGAAAGACTTGCGAAACCATGACTCTTCTATACGAAGCTGCACTTAAAACTAACCCCGCTGGCAAAGACAAACCTCGACCCTCTGGTAACCCCACCGCCGGCGTCCGGCTCCGCAAAGAACCAGCCAGGCTCATATTCGTCAAAGACCCATCAAGGCCTGGCGGAGGTTTCTATGTTGCAGATagcgagaaggaaaaggcaaCGTCCGGATTGGGGAACGGCGATATCATGCTAGCTTCGGAGCTTACTCCCCGATCTCAACAGGGGCTTACTCCCAATGAAAGGGAACCTTCTCAGTCAACAAATGTTCAACCATTTGAGTCCCCATCACTACCGCAAGGCGCTCAAAACATGGGTACTCGAACCCAAGCCCAATCTGTCCAGCAGCCGTTCATACAGGCTCATACGGATGATCTGGGACATATAATCGGtgtggatgaaggtgtCCTGCAGAACAATCAGAATGTCAATCCGGAGCTTGGCCCGGGCGAGCTGGGTCAGGCAATGGACTTTGGATATCAG GTGGCCCATGCAGCCGGAGACACGACGAGTGTCCTCGACCCAAGTTTCTTGGATAGTCTCCCACTGAGCACGTTCGATTGGGATAGCTGGTCGACATACTTTGACAAGTTTTTGCCATCTGCGAGTAACAGTTTCGAGACTATGCAATAG
- a CDS encoding ubiquitin-protein ligase, putative, whose product MAEKKQTVILTTSDDEQFTVEKIVAERSAMIKSMMEDLGDQEGQPIPLPNVSSSVLTKILEYCDHHKNDPLPTGDANDADDSRRKTSEIGDWDARWIQVDQEMLFEIILAANYLDIKPLLDVGCKTVANMIKGKTPEEIRKLFNITNDFTPEEEEQIRKENEWAEDR is encoded by the exons ATggccgagaagaagcagacCGTTATCCTCACCACTTCTGACGATGAGCAATTCACCgttgagaagattgtcGCTGAACGATCCGCCATGATTAAATCTATGATGGAGG ACCTTGGTGACCAGGAGGGTCAGCCCATTCCGCTCCCCAacgtctcttcttccgtcctTACCAAGATCCTGGAGTACTGCGACCACCACAAGAACGACCCTCTCCCCACCGGTGACGCCAACGACGCTGATGACTCTAGAAGAAAGACTTCTGAGATTGGTGACTGGGATGCTCGATGGAT CCAAGTTGACCAAGAGATGCTCTTTGAGATCATCCTTGCTGCCAACTACCTCGACATCAAGCCTCTCCT CGATGTTGGCTGCAAGACCGTTGCCAACATGATCAAGGGTAAGACTCCTGAAGAGATCCGAAAGctcttcaacatcaccAACGA CTTCACTcctgaggaggaagagcagatACGAAAGGAGAACGAATGGGCTGAGGA CCGTTAA